The Tenrec ecaudatus isolate mTenEca1 chromosome 8, mTenEca1.hap1, whole genome shotgun sequence DNA window acagagtagagttgccccataggctttccaaagctgtacatctttatggaagcagactgccatgtcttgctcaaaaggagtagctggtgggtttgaaccgcaaatctttcagttaacagttaAGCCCTTCCATCACTTTAATCACTAGGCtagtcacccctggtcctgacagTTAAAAGCCTGGGAAATATAGACAGGTGGGTTCATTTAAGGTGTCTTAAGTACTGTGTTTCAACACTTGAGTAAGCTTTGGACAGTAGCTACAAACTTACATCATCTAATCTCTTCTTAACACTTTTCTCTCCTCTTCCAGGTACTCACTTCGGCGACCCTCATCTCCCTGATGGGCTGGAGGAGTGGCTGCTTCCGTAAGAGTGGGCCCTGCTGCATTGTAAGCGCCAGCTTTCATGCCTCTGATACTGAGAGTGACATGTCTCCACCTCTTACAGCAGAGGCCAAGTGATAAGAAGGAATTTGGGCCTTAGTACAGAAGGCAGGTCCTTACTGTACCATTGAATAACTCTAAGCTCTTGGGCAAGTCGCTTAGCCTGCCAGGCCCCAAAACTTCATCCACAAAATGGGAGTGAACAGATCAAGGGTTTACACAAAAGTCACTTCTAAGCAAATGTGGGGGTCGGttgatattatttttgttagcgaACTGTGGGCGTGAGTTGCGCACATCGTTACCCTGTATCGCTGATAAGCAAATTGTCCGACTTTTCTTACTTCAGTCTTTCTGAGAGCTTGAAGTTTCTCCAGAGGTCATCTAAAGACTAGATTCTAGTCCAACTCCTTTAGCAGATAATGGAACTGAGGCCCAGAAGAAGTTCTCATTTTATTAATAGCAGCAccaattcacattttaaaaacaaatctcaCTACCTATATGTATAAAATGTCTGGATTATTCTGTCCCGGGCACATGAGTACGTGGGCATTTAGAGAAATTCTtcaatctcttctgatatctgcagCCCACATATGGGAAACCCTGCTGGCTCAGAACTATATCTGAAAGAATTAATGGTAAACACCCACACATTTCAGTCACCAGCTGGTCCCAGTCAAGTCTGGTTTCCTAGGTGGATGGTTCTCAAATTGGAGCACACATTGGGATCCCCTGAGAGAGCTGTCAGAACACAGATGCTTAGGTCCCACCGCCAGTGTCCCGGATTCTGTACGTCGGGAGTGGAGCCTGGCGATTCACATCTCTCATGCGTCCCAGGTGTTGCAGCGCTGTGGGTGCAGACAAACTGGGCTTTCTAGCACTTTTTGAGAACTCTTGCTTTAGGCTTAAATCAGAAGAATTCACCTTGAATTTTTAAATGGAGAATCATAACTTACGATGCATTCCTCCTCTGGCCCCTCTTAGGCTTCAAACCAGCTGAATACCAGTGGGGAAATGATTATAATTCTGTATAAAAATTTATTCTATGTTTTATTCAAATGGTTTTAATAATATCGTTTTGGGGATGGAGGGGGTGGGAATGAGTGCACTAGTTAGGACTCAACTTAAAATCCTTCCAGGAGAGACAGTCATTGTTAACTGTATGGAGGGAAATGAGCGGAGCACCAGCTGGCAACCAAAGAAGCTCTTGGTTGGAAAGTAACTTCCAGCCCTGGGGTCTTTCTGAAGGCGCTgcactctttccctccctccctccttccctcgtcCATCCTCCTTTCCTTTCATCCTTGCTTTGtccatcctccttccttccctctttcctacCTTCCTTCTTCTCTCTTATGCTCGATTTGAGAAAGAGAGGACTCAAGATGGGAGTTGGAACTTTTGGAAATGCAGATTTCCTTAGAAGAGTTAGAGGTGGGCAGGGGGTAACCCCACTGACGCTTGAAGGACTGCAGTAGGAGTGTTAAGGTACTTTCACTTTTGCGTTTTGCTTTCTCGCTATTGTGATGCAAACATACACACCACTCTATTCACAACCTCCAGGCTTACAGATGGATGACCTGGATTTCACTGTTCATATTGTGCCCCCAGGGCCCGTCACTGTCCTCAACCAAAGCATCCACCACCAGGAACATGGGTGCAGCTAAGGCTCTGGCatcctccccttccccactccctcctgcccTTGGTAACCATTAGTGATGtttagtttctatagatttgcttttttttttttcagatatgTGAAATTATACAATGTTTGTCCCTTCGTGGCTGACTTACTTTGCTCAGCATGTCCAAGGTTTATCCACGTCATGGTGGACATCATATTTTGTGGGTGTGTAATGCTCCTTTGCATCCACATTTTGTTTATGCATTCATCCATTAACAGATGTTTCGGTTGTTTCTCTGTTTGGGCTCCTGTGAAAAGGCTGTAATGAACACCGACCGGTGTACAGGCTTCAGTTTGCGTTCCTGCCTTCATTTATTCTGGGGACATACTgtatggtgggcagttcaaaaccaccagcagctccgcaggagacagactgggctttgtaTTCCCGGAAACAGTCACAGTGTCACAAACCCACAAGGGACacaatgagtcggcattgacttgatggcaataagtttggtttttggcttGTATATACCTGGACAAGGTCATAAAGTATGAGTGTTTAAGTTTTTGATGCCAACCTGCTGAGATACTTCCAAGATCCTGCCAAGTCAGGGAGATTCAGGGGCCCGTGTGTCCCCTTTCTCAGAACCTTTCTCTCTTACCCATCCTGGCTCTCCACCTGATCAACCACACGCTCTGATTCTACATTACAGCAGGTGCAGTCAGTAGGGTTAGCCCCATGTGAAATGATGTGAGAAAACTGATTACCAGAGAATCCAGTCTGGTCCAGATCACACTGCAAGTCAGGGTCACtcttgtttctttcattttttagtcattttattggggctcaagcatccatccatccatccatccattgtgtcaagcacatttgtgcatttgttgccatcatcattttcaaaacattttctttctacttgagcctttgatatcagctcctcatttttttctcctccctccaaccccctccctccattatgaaccactgataatttgtaaattattatttttcatgtcttacactggacgatgtctcccttcacccacttttctgttgtctgtccccctgggaggaggttatagatagagcattgtgatcatttcctccttttcccccccaccttccccttcccctcctggcatccctactctcattattggttctgaggggtttatctgtcctgaattccctgtgtttccagctcttatctgtacctgtgtacatgctctggtctagccatatttgtaaggtagaactgggatcatgatagtgggggaggggaggaagcattaaagaaccagaggaaagttgtatgtttcatcagcgcTGCATTGCCCCCTGAAGGAAGACCACTCTTTCTTCTCTCCCTTGGCAGATACTGACTTCTCTGTTGTCTAGTGGACTAGCTTTGTTTGGAGCCTTGGTTTGCTTTATCACTTCTGGGGTCGCGCTGAAAGATGGCCCTTTTTGCATGTTCGATGTCTCATCCTTCAACCAGACACAAGCTTGGAAGTACGGCTACCCATTCAAGGACCTGCAAAACAGGTAAGTGGAAGAAAATTTGGATTTGCACTCttttagagagagagaaagacataaaTAGATACAGTCTTCTCTTGATCACACATCTTATTCCTCTGGTGCTCAGAATATTGCAACCTGGTGAAGAGTCTCCCTCGGGAGTCCAGTCCCGTGGCTTGACCTGGGGGTGGCCCCAGCTCTCTGCTGGACTCTTGTTTGATGGGTCTGACTGGCTCCCAACCCCTGGTCTCCTTCTATTTTGGGATAGGAACTATTTGTATGAGCGTTCACTCTGGAACTCTGTGTGCCTGGAGCCCGCGAATGCTGTTGTTTGGCACGTGTCCTTCTTCTCCGTCCTCCTCTGCATCAGTCTCCTGCAGATGCTCCTGGTGGGCATCCATTTGGTCAACAGCCTCCTGGGCCTTTTCTGCAGCCTCTGTGAGGCACGGTGACTGATGCCAGGTGTTCCCATCATAAGCCGCCTTCAGCCCATGCTGTAAGTAATGGGTAGGAATTTGAAACAAACTCCTCTCTAGGTACTCTCACAGTAGTAATGACTCCTTGCACATTTGTTGCATGACGTAGTATATTttattacatatattttattaaaagatcattttattggaggctcttacagcacttacaacaatccataaatcaattgtatcaagcgtatttgtacatgtgttgccatcgttattttctagacatttagtttctattgagcccttgatatcagatcctctccccccctcctgccaccccttgataaattataaattattattattttaatatcatacaccaaccgctgtctcccttcccccatggtttctgttgttcatcaccctggaagGGATGTGTGTGGTTATCTGTCAATTATTGTGATTCGTTCCCCCTTCTTCTCCTACataatgtattttaaatcacATTGTAAAGTGtaagataatattttatttaaaaagaattgCTCCTTATTCTTGTATAGAAATGTACAGTCCATAAAATATTCTGAAGCCATGATCTCAAGAGTGTGCATTTTAAATCATATTG harbors:
- the TM4SF19 gene encoding transmembrane 4 L6 family member 19, yielding MENKGNCQKIISGSKSIYHSGRWDYRRGSLRSACVMACFRTCSRFLGLSLGMMALLAAGTNMVLLFPNWDFHYLLRGLVGRHAMLGSGLWGGGLLVLTSATLISLMGWRSGCFRKSGPCCIILTSLLSSGLALFGALVCFITSGVALKDGPFCMFDVSSFNQTQAWKYGYPFKDLQNRNYLYERSLWNSVCLEPANAVVWHVSFFSVLLCISLLQMLLVGIHLVNSLLGLFCSLCEAR